The proteins below are encoded in one region of Apium graveolens cultivar Ventura chromosome 4, ASM990537v1, whole genome shotgun sequence:
- the LOC141718490 gene encoding ubinuclein-2-like produces the protein MILEELYASQANCNNFKQIKMEFIKLIRLQASSSKLKVPAPGHTKGTYSMGYLLEEKLCDLYDTFIQGLDEDSGSSVVRRLFAKLADLWPEGTMDMHEIRQAICRAKERRVIPSTQ, from the exons ATGATTCTTGAGGAATTGTATGCCAGTCAAGCAAACTGCAACAATTTTAAACAGATTAAAATGGAATTTATAAAACTGATCAGACTGCAGGCTTCCTCTTCGAAGCTTAAG GTACCCGCGCCTGGACACACCAAAGGTACTTATAGTATGGGTTACCTTTTGGAAGAGAAGTTATGTGATCTGTATGATACATTTATTCAG GGGCTAGATGAAGATAGTGGTTCTTCCGTTGTCAGAAGGTTGTTTGCGAAG CTGGCTGATCTCTGGCCAGAAGGTACCATGGACATGCATGAGATACGGCAAGCTATTTGTCGAGCAAAGGAACGGCGAGTGATACCTAGTACGCAGTAG